A single region of the Vicia villosa cultivar HV-30 ecotype Madison, WI linkage group LG4, Vvil1.0, whole genome shotgun sequence genome encodes:
- the LOC131597286 gene encoding uncharacterized protein LOC131597286 gives MVSFPIRGSPEKMSKSGAGGELQRAQWPECRRGRFAAFPFPIRGSPEKMSKSGAGGELQRAQWPECRRGRFAAFPFPIRGSPEKMSKSGAGGELLRAQWPECRRGRFAAFPLYCSHYNTEEAMTSKCLNFENGWRPEIKQGIACQKIRNYPELVSRSRIYDNVNRARIAHYKVANESKGKQRFGGTPYSAPTDRGEQKVIVSKKPSGGGAILNPTKCFRCGGTGHRANDCTVEANKCFKCERPRHVIADCRCIMPTCYSCGEKGHISTHCERPKKSQASGKVFTLVGTQSTSHDRLVKGTCFINGVPLIDIIDTGATHSFIFVDCVTRLGIIPSTLDRKIMIRTPSIVSVVTSLVCLNCPLTIFDRDFGVDLICLPLSNLDVILGMD, from the exons ATGGTGAG TTTTCCGATTAGAGGTTCGCCGGAGAAGATGAGCAAGTCCGGCGCCGGCGGTGAGTTGCAGCGTGCTCAGTGGCCGGAGTGCAGGCGTGGCAGATTCGCTGCGTTCCC TTTTCCGATTAGAGGTTCGCCGGAGAAGATGAGCAAGTCTGGCGCCGGCGGTGAGTTGCAGCGTGCTCAGTGGCCGGAGTGCAGGCGTGGCAGATTCGCTGCGTTCCC ATTTCCGATTAGAGGTTCGCCGGAGAAGATGAGCAAGTCCGGCGCCGGCGGTGAGTTGCTACGTGCTCAGTGGCCGGAGTGCAGGCGTGGCAGATTCGCTGCGTTCCCATTG TATTGTTCCCATTACAATACTGAAGAGGCTATGACTTCAAAGTGCTTGAACTTTGAGAACGGGTGGCGTCCCGAGATCAAACAGGGTATCGCTTGTCAGAAGATAAGAAATTATCCAGAATTGGTGAGCAGAAGCAGAATCTATGACAATGTTAACAGGGCTAGGATTGCTCACTACAAGGTTGCGAATGAGAGTAAGGGTAAGCAGAGGTTTGGAGGTACACCGTATAGTGCTCCAACTGACAGGGGAGAACAGAAAGTTATTGTAAgtaagaagccaagtgggggaggggcAATTCTCAATCCTACGAAGTGCTTCAGATGTGGGGGTACGGGTCACCGTGCTAATGATTGTACAGTTGAGGCGAATAAATGCTTTAAGTGCGAAAGACCAAGACATGTTATAGCTGATTGCAGGTGCATTATGCCTACCTGTTATAGCTGTGGAGAAAAGGGTCATATCAGCACTCACTGTGAGAGGCCGAAGAAGTCGCAGGCTAGTGGGAAGGTGTTTACATTGGTGGGAACCCAATCCACCAGTCATGACCGTTTGGTCaaaggtacttgttttattaatggtgTCCCTTTGATTGATATTATTGACACGGGTGCAACCCACTCGTTTATTTTTGTGGATTGTGTGACGAGATTAGGAATAATTCCATCTACTTTGGATCGGAAGATAATGATTAGAACTCCGTCTATTGTTTCTGTAGTTACTTCTTTAGTATGTTTGAATTGTCCCTTGACTATCTTTGATAGGGATTTCGGAGTGGATTTGATTTGTTTACCACTCAGTAATCTGGACGTTATCTTGGGGATGGACTAG